In Desulfuromonas acetexigens, the following proteins share a genomic window:
- a CDS encoding peroxiredoxin family protein, giving the protein MEGHQRNLDLYDRFNARVVGVSRNDVNTLKFWSDELELTFPILSNPVGHIGMWFGSQPPAYPMFSRKTVIIDRQGVIRYMRNGTPDFHDILRTLKKLNAEEVKS; this is encoded by the coding sequence ATGGAGGGTCATCAGAGGAATCTCGATCTTTATGACCGCTTCAACGCCCGCGTGGTGGGCGTCAGCCGCAACGATGTCAATACTCTCAAATTCTGGTCCGACGAGCTGGAACTGACCTTTCCCATCCTCTCCAACCCGGTGGGGCATATCGGTATGTGGTTCGGTTCTCAGCCTCCCGCTTATCCGATGTTCAGCCGCAAAACGGTCATTATCGACCGGCAGGGGGTTATCCGCTACATGCGCAACGGCACCCCGGATTTCCATGACATCCTCCGAACGCTGAAAAAACTCAACGCCGAGGAGGTGAAATCATGA
- the cysE gene encoding serine O-acetyltransferase, which produces MFSTLKEDFKVVFERDPAVRSKLEICFCYPGFHALLMHRAAHALWRRKFYFFGRLISHVSRFLTGIEIHPGAKIGKGFFIDHGMGVVIGETAEIGDNCTLYHGVTLGGTSWAKEKRHPTLGNNVVIGSGAKILGPFTVGDNSKIGSNSVVVKEVPPNSTVVGVPGRIVLSDGAKPESRADLEHGRLPDPEAKAISCLFDQLRALEEKVNRLSGDASGKADDPSAGKAS; this is translated from the coding sequence GTGTTTTCCACCCTGAAAGAAGATTTCAAAGTCGTCTTCGAACGCGACCCGGCCGTGCGCAGCAAGTTGGAAATCTGCTTCTGCTATCCTGGCTTTCATGCCCTGCTCATGCACCGCGCGGCGCATGCTCTGTGGCGGCGCAAGTTCTATTTTTTCGGGCGCTTGATTTCCCATGTCAGTCGTTTTTTGACCGGTATCGAGATTCATCCCGGGGCGAAAATCGGCAAGGGTTTCTTTATCGACCACGGCATGGGGGTGGTGATCGGCGAAACGGCGGAGATTGGTGACAACTGCACCCTCTACCACGGCGTCACCCTCGGCGGTACCTCCTGGGCCAAGGAGAAGCGCCACCCGACCCTGGGTAATAACGTGGTGATTGGCTCGGGAGCGAAGATTCTCGGACCTTTTACTGTCGGCGACAACAGCAAGATCGGCTCCAACTCGGTGGTGGTCAAGGAAGTGCCGCCCAATTCCACCGTTGTCGGCGTGCCTGGGCGGATCGTCCTCTCCGACGGCGCCAAGCCGGAAAGTCGAGCCGACTTGGAGCATGGGCGGCTGCCGGACCCGGAAGCCAAGGCGATCTCCTGCCTTTTCGACCAGCTGCGCGCCCTCGAAGAGAAGGTCAATCGCCTCTCTGGCGACGCCTCCGGCAAGGCTGACGACCCCTCTGCGGGGAAGGCGTCATGA
- a CDS encoding RrF2 family transcriptional regulator has protein sequence MRLSTKAQYAVRAMVSLHLHGRDAPVSLKDISTREDISQTYLEQLFVKLRRRGLVDSVRGPGGGYLLARPASLIRVDEIIESVEESLVPVACMDEDGRCSCDSQCVTHSVWQGLAEKIRGFLASMTLEDLTREARRKHEATETTDSR, from the coding sequence ATGAGGCTGTCGACCAAGGCTCAGTATGCGGTGCGCGCCATGGTCAGCCTCCATCTTCACGGTCGGGATGCTCCTGTCAGTCTCAAGGATATTTCGACCCGGGAGGATATCTCCCAGACCTATCTGGAGCAACTTTTCGTCAAGCTCCGCCGACGAGGGCTGGTAGACAGTGTACGCGGCCCGGGCGGCGGCTATCTGCTAGCCCGGCCCGCTTCGCTCATCCGGGTCGATGAAATTATCGAAAGTGTCGAGGAATCCCTCGTTCCCGTTGCCTGTATGGATGAGGACGGTCGCTGCTCCTGCGATTCCCAGTGTGTGACCCACAGTGTCTGGCAGGGCTTAGCGGAAAAAATCCGTGGCTTTCTCGCCTCCATGACCCTGGAGGATCTGACCCGAGAAGCGCGGCGGAAACACGAAGCGACGGAAACGACCGACAGTCGTTAA
- the nifS gene encoding cysteine desulfurase NifS yields the protein MKRIYMDNNATTAVRPEVLDAMLPFYREQFGNPSSVHWAGRAVSGAVEKAREQVAQLINCSPAEIVFVSCGSEGDNMALKGTVDALRDKGDHIITTTVEHPAVLETCKALEKQGVRVTYLPVDHNGMLNLAELEAAITDKTILISVMWANNETGNLYPIEEIGAIARKYKVRFHTDAVQAVGKVPVDVQKANVDLLVLSGHKLGAAKGVGAIYIRRGTRLTPFMHGGHQERGRRAGTHNVAGIVGLGVACELAGAHLEAEATRIRALRDRLEQGILERVPEIKLNGHPDPNLRLPNTLNVSFAYIEGESLLLNFDMKGIAASSGSACTSGSLEPSHVMGAMCVDVVLAHSSTRFSLGADNTEEDVDYVLEVLPPIVQRLREMSPLYNRAEPLSCKECQVIRKVH from the coding sequence GTGAAACGCATTTACATGGATAACAACGCCACCACGGCGGTTCGTCCCGAAGTTCTCGACGCTATGCTCCCGTTTTACCGTGAGCAGTTCGGCAACCCCTCCAGCGTCCATTGGGCCGGGCGGGCGGTGAGCGGTGCGGTCGAAAAGGCCCGTGAGCAGGTGGCGCAGCTGATCAACTGCTCGCCGGCCGAGATCGTCTTTGTCTCCTGCGGGAGCGAAGGGGACAATATGGCTCTGAAGGGGACGGTCGACGCCCTGCGCGACAAAGGAGACCACATCATCACCACCACCGTGGAACATCCGGCCGTGCTCGAAACCTGTAAGGCTCTGGAAAAACAGGGGGTGCGAGTGACCTATCTGCCTGTCGACCACAACGGCATGCTCAACCTGGCCGAGCTGGAAGCGGCGATCACCGACAAAACCATCCTCATTTCGGTGATGTGGGCGAACAACGAAACGGGCAATCTCTATCCCATCGAGGAAATCGGTGCCATCGCCCGCAAGTACAAGGTGCGTTTCCACACCGATGCGGTGCAGGCGGTGGGGAAGGTTCCCGTCGACGTCCAGAAGGCCAATGTCGATCTACTCGTTCTTTCCGGCCACAAACTTGGCGCGGCCAAGGGGGTGGGAGCGATCTACATTCGCCGTGGCACCCGCCTGACCCCCTTTATGCATGGTGGCCATCAGGAACGCGGTCGCCGGGCCGGTACCCATAACGTCGCCGGTATCGTTGGTCTCGGCGTCGCCTGCGAACTGGCGGGTGCGCATCTCGAGGCCGAGGCTACCCGCATTCGCGCCCTGCGCGATAGGCTTGAGCAGGGGATTTTGGAGCGGGTTCCCGAGATCAAGCTCAACGGCCATCCCGATCCCAATCTGCGGCTGCCCAATACCCTCAACGTGAGTTTCGCCTATATCGAAGGGGAGTCGCTGCTGCTCAACTTCGATATGAAAGGCATTGCCGCTTCCTCCGGATCGGCTTGCACCTCGGGGTCGCTGGAGCCGTCCCATGTCATGGGCGCCATGTGCGTCGACGTGGTGCTGGCTCATTCGAGCACCCGTTTCAGCCTGGGAGCGGACAATACCGAGGAAGATGTCGATTACGTGCTGGAGGTGCTTCCCCCCATCGTTCAGCGCCTACGGGAGATGAGCCCCTTGTACAACCGCGCCGAACCGCTCTCCTGCAAGGAGTGTCAGGTCATTAGAAAGGTTCACTAA
- a CDS encoding DUF294 nucleotidyltransferase-like domain-containing protein — protein sequence MSEENVFFFPVGDFCRRDLITCPVEATVVELATTMREKNVSSIIVCEGESPVGIITDRDLRNKVVSRGADPTALTARAIMSEPLITVAEEEYLLEVVCKMSRHNIHRVGVVNGEGKLCGIVNESDILRVQTHSPQRLLRDLERAESFDELKKIHQGVQDLVVFLSRSGVRTKDLVRLIATLNDRLVLRLIDLLQRERFADLPENFVFMVLGSEGRGEQTLSTDQDNAIIYADGLNAETLGRIEAFSQALIDGLIQIGVPECPGGIMAKNTFWRRSLEDWSVALDQWISVPNPENILNFSMFADIRGVWGDMSLVDSLKSAVIRRAMEEDLFLSRMAANVVRFVPPLGMFGSLKVEKKGQYRGLIDLKKAGIFAITEGVKVMCLARGRLGGCTRDKIQWLKEQAILPAKQADDLDAAFSLLVFYRLRGQVDAIQAGLEPNNYINPAKLNRLELGRLRLSLEVVKSFQTTLSTHFRLNMLRN from the coding sequence TTGAGTGAAGAGAATGTCTTTTTTTTCCCGGTCGGCGATTTCTGCCGTCGCGACCTGATTACCTGTCCGGTGGAAGCGACGGTGGTCGAGTTGGCGACGACCATGCGGGAAAAGAACGTCTCCAGTATCATCGTTTGCGAGGGGGAGAGCCCGGTCGGCATCATCACTGATCGCGACCTGCGCAACAAGGTAGTTTCCCGGGGGGCCGACCCCACCGCGCTCACCGCTCGCGCCATCATGAGCGAGCCGCTGATCACCGTCGCCGAAGAGGAGTACCTGCTTGAGGTCGTCTGTAAAATGTCGCGGCACAATATCCACCGGGTTGGGGTGGTCAACGGCGAGGGCAAGCTGTGCGGCATCGTCAATGAATCGGACATTCTGCGGGTGCAGACCCATTCCCCGCAACGCCTCTTGCGCGACCTCGAAAGGGCCGAATCCTTCGACGAGTTGAAGAAGATTCATCAGGGCGTCCAGGATCTGGTCGTCTTTCTGAGCCGTTCCGGGGTCCGCACCAAAGATCTGGTCCGACTCATCGCCACCCTCAACGACCGGTTGGTGCTGCGCCTTATCGATCTGCTGCAACGCGAACGTTTTGCCGACCTGCCCGAAAATTTCGTCTTCATGGTTTTGGGGAGCGAAGGGCGGGGGGAGCAAACGCTCAGCACCGATCAGGACAATGCCATCATCTATGCCGATGGTCTGAATGCGGAAACGCTGGGACGCATCGAAGCCTTTTCCCAGGCCTTGATCGACGGCCTCATTCAGATCGGCGTACCTGAGTGCCCTGGCGGGATCATGGCGAAAAACACCTTCTGGCGCCGGAGCCTGGAGGATTGGTCCGTCGCGCTCGATCAGTGGATCTCCGTTCCCAACCCGGAAAATATCCTCAACTTCAGCATGTTCGCCGATATTCGGGGGGTCTGGGGGGATATGTCCCTGGTCGACTCCCTGAAGAGCGCTGTGATCCGGCGGGCGATGGAAGAAGACCTCTTCCTTTCGCGCATGGCGGCCAATGTCGTCCGTTTCGTTCCTCCTCTTGGCATGTTCGGTTCCCTGAAAGTCGAAAAAAAAGGGCAGTACCGCGGGCTCATCGACCTGAAAAAGGCCGGGATTTTCGCCATTACCGAAGGGGTTAAGGTCATGTGTCTGGCGCGCGGGCGGCTCGGCGGTTGCACCCGCGATAAGATTCAGTGGCTCAAAGAGCAGGCGATCCTTCCTGCCAAGCAGGCCGACGATCTCGACGCGGCCTTCAGCCTGCTGGTTTTTTACCGCCTGCGCGGTCAGGTCGATGCCATTCAAGCCGGATTGGAGCCGAACAACTACATCAACCCCGCCAAACTCAACCGCCTCGAACTGGGGCGGCTGCGGCTTTCCCTCGAAGTCGTCAAGTCTTTTCAAACGACCCTCAGTACCCATTTTCGTTTGAACATGCTCCGTAACTAG
- a CDS encoding ATP-binding protein: protein MRPTVLVIDDDRVTREILSELLWDAGLNVVLASGGEEGCRLACENPPDVVLVDLFMPGWGGLEVCRFLRAQPALKQIPILLMTAHTDREGLVNPFRVGADDYIAKPFDFDELLARVQGNLLKKQAIDRRDNKARHYDALLKISETLSENGDAAAALKEIVRQISSHLESVDRCSIALVREAEGCAYVMATTADIQRPTFRIDLKNYPEIRQAMATGRPLLIENLVENPLIAEILPAFEGRDISAILVFPVVDARRVIGAMIIRIARPGEGVDRDEVDFCRLVSSVVVTALKTSDFFQLVWEEAEVLRVAKERLEADLRIKQAYEELFENASEGLIAFSAAGEIAYANRCLVEMVGEFPSGLSGVSLAELFGAEVQERFLTFSVANDDSAGVDGRFDIGFVPRVGEPRTFSVSIGGRPVLNGLRVAALRDVTDKRRIAEDLLRVKELLEETNAALVKADQARNEFLDTAVHELRTPVTIVSGYCSLLAETDQAQLSDEQRVYIEEAVAAADRLADLITNLLDLSRLESGSMPLALERCDLVATMRDFLHDHQPLLEKSQLTLQTTLPESAVALYDEERIYRVLANLFGNAVKFTPIGGNIHLSLEETADAVLFSIEDTGKGIPEEALPRLFEQFYQVGRGDSRQGSGLGLYICKKIIQSHHGEIWVESRLGIGSRFSFTLPKPGPLS from the coding sequence GGAGGGCTGCCGCCTTGCCTGTGAAAATCCTCCCGACGTGGTGCTCGTCGATCTTTTCATGCCCGGCTGGGGCGGTTTAGAGGTTTGCCGCTTTTTGCGCGCGCAACCGGCGTTGAAACAGATCCCGATCCTGCTCATGACCGCGCACACCGATCGGGAAGGTCTGGTCAACCCCTTCCGTGTTGGCGCCGACGATTACATCGCCAAACCCTTCGACTTCGACGAACTGCTCGCCCGCGTTCAGGGCAATCTCCTGAAAAAACAAGCCATCGACCGCCGCGACAATAAGGCCCGTCATTACGATGCGCTGCTGAAGATTTCCGAAACCCTCAGCGAGAATGGCGATGCCGCCGCCGCTCTCAAGGAGATTGTCCGGCAGATTTCCTCCCATCTGGAGTCGGTCGACCGTTGTTCCATCGCCCTGGTGCGAGAAGCGGAGGGCTGCGCTTATGTCATGGCGACGACGGCGGACATCCAGCGCCCGACCTTTCGCATCGACTTGAAGAACTACCCGGAGATCCGCCAGGCCATGGCCACCGGTCGGCCGCTGCTGATCGAAAATCTGGTGGAAAATCCTCTCATCGCCGAAATCCTGCCCGCCTTCGAAGGGCGGGACATCAGCGCCATTCTGGTCTTCCCGGTGGTCGATGCCCGGCGCGTCATCGGCGCTATGATCATTCGCATCGCCCGTCCCGGCGAAGGGGTGGATCGGGATGAGGTCGATTTTTGCCGACTGGTTTCCAGCGTGGTGGTTACGGCGCTCAAGACCAGCGACTTCTTCCAGTTGGTCTGGGAAGAGGCAGAGGTGTTGCGCGTCGCCAAAGAGCGTCTGGAAGCGGATCTACGTATCAAACAGGCCTATGAGGAGCTCTTCGAGAACGCCTCGGAAGGGCTGATCGCCTTTTCCGCCGCCGGCGAGATCGCCTATGCCAACCGCTGCCTGGTCGAGATGGTCGGAGAATTTCCTTCCGGCCTGAGCGGCGTATCGCTGGCAGAGCTTTTCGGCGCCGAGGTGCAGGAGCGGTTTCTCACTTTCAGTGTCGCTAACGATGATTCGGCCGGGGTGGATGGGCGCTTCGATATCGGCTTCGTCCCCAGGGTTGGCGAGCCGCGTACTTTTTCCGTGAGTATCGGCGGCCGTCCGGTCCTGAACGGCCTGCGCGTCGCGGCGCTGCGCGACGTCACCGACAAGCGCCGCATCGCAGAGGATCTGCTGCGGGTCAAGGAGCTCCTCGAAGAAACCAACGCCGCCCTGGTCAAGGCCGACCAGGCCCGGAACGAGTTTCTCGATACCGCCGTTCATGAATTACGCACCCCGGTCACCATCGTCAGCGGCTATTGTTCGCTGCTGGCCGAAACGGATCAGGCCCAGCTTTCCGACGAGCAGCGGGTTTATATTGAAGAGGCGGTGGCGGCGGCGGATCGACTGGCCGATCTGATCACCAACCTGCTCGACCTCTCCCGGCTGGAATCGGGGAGTATGCCGCTGGCACTGGAACGCTGCGATCTGGTCGCGACCATGCGTGATTTTTTGCACGATCATCAGCCCCTGCTTGAGAAGAGCCAACTGACCCTGCAGACCACCTTGCCCGAAAGCGCCGTAGCCCTCTACGACGAGGAGCGCATTTACCGGGTGCTGGCCAACCTTTTTGGTAATGCCGTCAAATTCACCCCGATCGGCGGCAACATCCATCTCAGCCTCGAAGAAACCGCCGATGCCGTGCTCTTTTCCATCGAGGATACGGGTAAGGGCATTCCCGAGGAGGCGCTCCCCCGTCTTTTTGAACAGTTCTATCAGGTCGGCCGGGGCGATTCCCGCCAGGGCAGTGGCTTGGGGCTTTATATCTGCAAAAAGATCATCCAGTCCCATCATGGTGAAATCTGGGTAGAAAGTCGGCTCGGCATAGGGAGCCGCTTCTCCTTCACCCTGCCTAAACCAGGACCACTCTCCTAA
- a CDS encoding 3-isopropylmalate dehydratase large subunit, with protein MGKTIAEKIFAAHLRDEPFPGTKVLNLDRVLCHEITTPVAIADLEARGKDRVFDPDKIKAVIDHVTPSKDSKTALQAKMLRDWARRHEIKDFFDVGHNGVCHAIFPEKGYIRPGFTVIMGDSHTCTHGAFGAFAAGVGTTDLEVGILKGVCAFREPATIRVNLTGSLPQGVYAKDVILFVIGQLGVNGATDRVIEFRGPIIDAMSMEARMTLCNMAIEAGGTCGICLPDMTTVEYLWPFIQGDFKSKDAALAEYRKWVSDDDAQYDKVLDFDLSKLEPQVTYGYKPDCVKSAKEMAGTRVDQIYIGTCTNGRIEDLREAAAILKGKKIAESVRGIVSPATPKIFSDALAEGIIQIFMDAGFCVTNPTCGACLGMSNGVLSEGEVCASTSNRNFNGRMGKGGMVHLMSPATAAATALKGVITDARTL; from the coding sequence ATGGGAAAGACCATCGCCGAAAAAATCTTCGCCGCCCATCTGCGCGACGAGCCGTTCCCCGGGACCAAGGTGCTCAACCTCGACCGGGTTCTCTGCCATGAAATCACCACCCCGGTTGCCATCGCCGATCTCGAGGCGCGGGGCAAGGACCGGGTTTTCGATCCCGACAAGATCAAGGCGGTCATCGACCACGTCACCCCCTCGAAGGACAGCAAGACCGCCCTGCAGGCGAAGATGCTGCGGGACTGGGCGCGCCGCCATGAGATCAAGGATTTCTTCGACGTCGGCCATAACGGCGTCTGCCACGCGATCTTTCCCGAAAAAGGTTACATTCGCCCCGGCTTCACCGTGATCATGGGCGACAGCCACACCTGCACCCACGGCGCCTTCGGCGCCTTCGCCGCCGGTGTCGGCACCACCGATCTGGAAGTCGGCATCTTGAAGGGGGTCTGCGCCTTTCGCGAGCCGGCCACCATCCGCGTCAACCTCACCGGCAGCCTGCCGCAAGGGGTTTATGCCAAGGACGTCATCCTCTTCGTCATCGGTCAACTCGGCGTCAATGGCGCCACCGACCGGGTCATCGAATTCCGCGGCCCGATCATTGACGCCATGAGCATGGAAGCGCGCATGACCCTGTGCAACATGGCGATCGAGGCCGGCGGCACCTGCGGCATCTGCCTCCCCGACATGACCACCGTCGAGTATCTCTGGCCCTTCATCCAGGGGGATTTCAAGAGCAAGGATGCAGCCCTGGCCGAATACCGCAAGTGGGTTTCCGACGACGACGCTCAATACGACAAGGTCCTCGACTTCGATCTGTCGAAGCTCGAACCCCAGGTCACCTACGGTTACAAGCCCGACTGCGTCAAGTCGGCCAAAGAGATGGCCGGGACCAGGGTCGATCAGATCTACATCGGAACCTGTACCAACGGCCGCATTGAAGATCTGCGCGAGGCCGCGGCGATTCTCAAGGGGAAGAAGATCGCCGAATCGGTGCGCGGCATCGTTTCGCCGGCGACCCCGAAGATCTTCAGCGATGCCCTCGCCGAAGGGATCATCCAGATCTTCATGGATGCTGGTTTCTGCGTCACCAACCCGACCTGCGGCGCCTGCCTGGGGATGAGTAATGGAGTGCTGTCCGAGGGGGAAGTCTGCGCCTCGACCAGCAACCGCAATTTCAACGGACGCATGGGCAAGGGGGGGATGGTCCACCTGATGAGCCCGGCCACCGCCGCCGCCACCGCCCTCAAGGGCGTCATTACCGACGCGCGGACGCTGTAA
- a CDS encoding 3-isopropylmalate dehydratase small subunit: protein MNKIFGGPAIFLDRSDINTDEIIPAKYLTEVTKEALQPYMLEDLKLESFDPKGEKLKKARVVVSRENFGCGSSREHAPWVFEVNGVHTIIAQSYARIFRQNTFNGGMLAIELPKADLDRLFALDKAGEVTISVDLDGQKVTAKAGEKTETFSFEISPFDKALVQAGGWVEFADARY, encoded by the coding sequence ATGAATAAAATCTTCGGCGGACCGGCCATCTTTCTCGACCGTTCCGACATCAATACCGACGAAATCATCCCGGCCAAGTATCTGACCGAGGTGACCAAGGAAGCCCTTCAGCCTTACATGCTCGAAGACCTCAAACTTGAGAGCTTCGATCCCAAGGGGGAGAAACTGAAAAAGGCCCGGGTCGTGGTCAGCCGTGAGAACTTCGGCTGCGGTTCCTCCCGCGAGCACGCCCCCTGGGTCTTCGAGGTCAACGGTGTGCACACCATCATTGCCCAGAGCTACGCCCGCATCTTCCGCCAGAACACCTTCAATGGCGGCATGCTCGCCATCGAGTTGCCCAAGGCCGATCTCGACCGGCTCTTCGCCCTGGACAAAGCGGGCGAGGTCACGATCAGCGTCGATCTCGACGGCCAGAAAGTCACCGCCAAAGCCGGGGAGAAGACCGAAACCTTCAGCTTCGAGATCAGCCCCTTCGACAAGGCCCTGGTTCAGGCCGGCGGCTGGGTCGAGTTCGCCGACGCCCGTTATTGA
- a CDS encoding 2-isopropylmalate synthase gives MSQAKKIKIFDTTLRDGEQSPGASMNIEEKLRIAHLLEKMNVDVIEAGFPIASEGDFEAVRRVAKAIKGPQIAGLSRANNMDIDRAWEALKYAGERGRIHTFIATSDIHMKYKLKMSEEQVIETAVKAVKRAAGYTPNVEFSAEDAVRTRLPFLAKVVEAVIDAGARTVNIPDTVGYTIPSEYFNIIKYLKDNVPNIEKTVLSVHCHNDLGLAVANSLAAIQAGAEQVECTINGIGERAGNCSLEEVVMTLRTRQDILPFQTNVVTEHIYAASKLLSTITGIVVQPNKAIVGANAFAHEAGIHQHGVLMEKSTYEIMTPESIGLNQNKLVLGKHSGRHAFIQRLEQLGYELSKEDIEKAFVRFKTLADQKKEIFDEDIDAIVADEIIRIPETYRLLQMSVSSGSFTAPTATVEMEVEGKVKKAAQLGDGPVDATFKAIKKLTGSNARLLHFAIGAITGGTDAQGECTVRLEEDGREVLGQGAHPDIIVASAKAYINALNKLVSAPKRNTITV, from the coding sequence ATGAGTCAAGCCAAGAAGATCAAGATTTTCGACACCACTTTGCGCGACGGCGAGCAGTCTCCCGGCGCCAGTATGAACATCGAGGAAAAACTGCGCATCGCCCATCTGCTCGAAAAGATGAATGTCGATGTCATCGAAGCCGGTTTCCCCATCGCCTCGGAAGGGGATTTCGAGGCGGTGCGGCGCGTCGCCAAAGCGATCAAGGGGCCGCAGATCGCCGGGCTCTCCCGCGCCAACAACATGGATATCGACCGCGCCTGGGAGGCGCTCAAGTACGCCGGGGAGCGGGGGCGCATCCATACCTTCATCGCCACCAGCGATATCCACATGAAGTACAAGCTGAAGATGAGCGAGGAGCAGGTCATCGAAACCGCCGTCAAGGCGGTCAAACGGGCCGCCGGCTACACCCCCAACGTCGAGTTTTCCGCCGAAGACGCGGTCCGCACCCGGTTGCCTTTTCTCGCCAAGGTGGTCGAGGCGGTCATCGATGCCGGGGCCAGGACGGTGAACATTCCCGATACGGTCGGTTACACCATCCCCTCGGAATATTTTAACATCATCAAGTATCTCAAGGATAATGTTCCAAATATCGAGAAAACCGTGCTTTCCGTCCACTGTCACAACGACCTGGGGCTGGCCGTGGCCAACTCCCTGGCGGCGATCCAGGCCGGGGCCGAGCAGGTGGAGTGCACCATCAACGGCATCGGCGAGCGCGCCGGCAACTGTTCCCTCGAAGAGGTAGTCATGACCCTGCGCACCCGTCAGGACATTCTGCCCTTCCAGACCAATGTGGTGACCGAGCACATTTACGCCGCGAGCAAACTGCTCTCGACCATCACCGGTATCGTCGTCCAGCCGAACAAGGCGATCGTCGGCGCCAACGCCTTCGCCCACGAGGCAGGGATTCATCAGCACGGCGTACTGATGGAGAAATCGACCTACGAGATCATGACCCCCGAGTCGATCGGCCTTAACCAGAACAAGCTGGTTCTTGGTAAGCATTCCGGACGTCATGCCTTCATCCAGCGCCTGGAGCAACTCGGCTACGAGCTGAGCAAGGAGGATATCGAAAAGGCCTTCGTTCGTTTCAAGACCTTGGCTGATCAGAAAAAAGAAATTTTCGATGAAGATATCGACGCCATCGTCGCCGACGAGATCATCCGCATCCCCGAAACCTACAGGCTGCTGCAGATGAGCGTTTCTTCCGGCTCCTTCACCGCACCGACCGCCACGGTGGAGATGGAAGTGGAAGGCAAGGTGAAGAAGGCCGCCCAGCTCGGGGACGGGCCAGTGGATGCCACTTTCAAGGCGATCAAAAAGCTCACCGGCAGCAATGCCCGCCTCCTCCATTTCGCCATCGGCGCCATCACCGGCGGCACCGACGCCCAGGGGGAATGTACCGTGCGTCTCGAAGAGGACGGCCGCGAAGTGCTTGGCCAGGGCGCCCATCCCGACATTATCGTCGCCAGTGCCAAGGCCTATATCAATGCGCTGAACAAACTGGTCAGCGCGCCCAAGCGCAACACCATCACAGTCTGA
- the nifU gene encoding Fe-S cluster assembly scaffold protein NifU, translating into MYSEKVMDHFTNPRNVGEIENADGVGEVGNASCGDIMKIFLKVEDNVIKDIKFKTFGCGAAIATSSMVTEMAIGKTLDEALELTNAAVAEALDGLPAQKMHCSNLAADALHEAIKNYKETHSA; encoded by the coding sequence ATGTATTCCGAAAAAGTGATGGATCATTTTACCAATCCCCGTAACGTCGGGGAGATTGAAAACGCCGACGGGGTCGGGGAGGTCGGGAACGCCTCCTGCGGCGATATCATGAAAATTTTTCTCAAGGTCGAGGACAATGTCATCAAGGACATCAAGTTCAAGACCTTCGGTTGCGGTGCGGCCATCGCCACCTCGTCGATGGTGACGGAAATGGCTATCGGCAAGACCCTCGACGAAGCCCTGGAGTTGACCAACGCCGCCGTCGCCGAGGCCCTCGACGGTTTGCCGGCGCAGAAGATGCACTGTTCCAACCTGGCCGCCGACGCCCTGCATGAGGCGATCAAGAATTACAAGGAGACCCATTCCGCTTGA